Proteins from one Aspergillus nidulans FGSC A4 chromosome VIII genomic window:
- a CDS encoding uncharacterized protein (transcript_id=CADANIAT00002520) → MAPAVAPWRALFLASLEKSKSSSFSLASIAHTTANKPVPRSRTVEFRGFFPKPASTLHQSGIEALKTQGIGLNPDVYESDLFSITTDARMKKMGQIADSDDVEGVFWLEEVSTQWRVRGKAIAIGNPGNGAEEKEARETVRMALRVKQEGEGDIKDWDWDRQVATYFANHSQVMRGTFKSPPPGTPRSEAPSDPRLKLNQQVEDLKDEVARANFRVLLICPQEIERLDFSNPDDVRRTNWALVDAEKGEWKETELWP, encoded by the exons ATGGCCCCTGCCGTAGCCCCATGGCGCGCTCTTTTCCTCGCGAGCCTCGAAAAGAGCAagtcatcctccttctccctggCGTCGATCGCACATACGACGGCCAATAAGCCCGTCCCTCGCTCGCGCACTGTCGAATTCCGAGGCTTCTTCCCCAAGCCCGCGTCAACACTGCACCAATCTGGCATCGAAGCACTCAAGACCCAGGGAATTGGTCTCAATCCAGATGTGTACGAAAGCGACCTTTTCTCTATCACAACAGACGCCcgaatgaagaagatgggacAGATCGCGGACTCAGATGATGTTGAAGGCGTGTTCTGGCTCGAGGAGGTGTCTACGCAGTGGCGGGTTCGCGGGAAGGCAATCGCGATCGGCAATCCTGGAAACGGtgctgaggagaaggaggcgaGGGAGACGGTTAGGATGGCGCTGAGGGTCAAGCAGGAGGGGGAGGGCGACATCAAagattgggattgggataGGCAGGTCGCGACGTACTTTGCAAACCATAGTCAAGTTATGAGAG GGACATTCAAGAGCCCCCCTCCTGGAACGCCGCGATCGGAGGCCCCATCTGACCCGCGACTGAAGCTGAACCAGCAGGTTGAGGACCTGAAGGACGAAGTTGCGAGGGCGAACTTTCGGGTTCTGCTCATTTGTCCACAGGAGATAGAGAGGCTGGACTTTTCGAACCCGGATGATGTGCGGAGGACGAATTGGGCGCTTGTTGATGCAGAGAAGGGTGAGTGGAAAGAGACGGAGTTGTGGCCCTGA
- the lea1 gene encoding U2 snRNP complex subunit LEA1 (transcript_id=CADANIAT00002521) has protein sequence MRLTVELIQNSLSYINPLKDRELDLRDNDISSLGNFPFFPRLRMLLLARNRVRQIQPSLANSIPGLTTLVLTANNIAELADLDPLRNLTKLTHLVLLENPVTRKEYYRLWIIWRIPSVRFLDYQKVKDAERAKAAELFGTATEPTALASKILGVKSRTFDIPSGGAADQPPPEKRLRVKLTDSERKRIEKMIREAKSLQEITRLERELNEGRIPGGALDGAGNDGDQMQL, from the exons ATGCGCCTCACGGTTGAGTTGATTCAGAACTCTCTATCCTACATCAACCCGCTCAAGGATCGCGAGCTAGATCTTCGAG ACAACGACATCTCCTCGCTAGGCAACTTCCCGTTCTTCCCGCGGCTGCGCATGCTTCTCCTTGCCAGAAACCGGGTGCGGCAGATCCAGCCAAGCCTTGCGAATTCAATCCCGGGCTTGACGACACTTGTCCTGACAGCAAACAACATAGCTGAGTTGGCGGACCTAGATCCGCTGCGGAATCTGACGAAGTTGACGCATTTGGTGCTGTTGGAGAATCCAGTTACGAGGAAGGAG TATTACCGGCTTTGGATAATCTGGCGGATTCCCAGCGTCCGCTTCCTCGACTACCAGAAAGTGAAAGATGCGGAAAGAGCTAAGGCAGCAGAGCTCTTCGGCACGGCTACGGAGCCGACTGCGCTTGCATCGAAAATTCTAGGCGTGAAATCACGCACCTTTGATATTCCGTCTGGCGGCGCGGCAGACCAACCGCCGCCCGAGAAGCGCCTGCGGGTGAAGCTGACGGATAGCGAGAGGAAGCGGATTGAGAAGATGATTCGggaggcgaagagcttgCAAGAGATTACGCGGTTGGAGAGGGAACTAAATGAAGGGCGGATACCAGGGGGTGCGCTTGATGGGGCGGGAAACGATGGGGATCAGATGCAGCTATGA
- a CDS encoding ammonium permease mepB (transcript_id=CADANIAT00002523) translates to MSSPEYDPSIPDGGDTTKLDVNAPFVGYEFHAVYIAACTFIVYLILPGIGFLYSGLTRRKSAMTFLFQAFLVLAVTTFQWMFWGYSLTYSRDGGPYIGTLQNFGLMDALAAPSPGSAVLPEVLFCLYQLLFGSCTVMIVVGGAFERGGILASLVFAFVWETIVYCPLARWTWSSHGWLYNLPSVDFAGGGPVHIASGCAALAYAVVLGKRKGYPDASMKRPHNTTLVFLGTVFIWTGWLGFNGGSTLNASVRSYMAVMNTNIAGSTGVLGWVLVDMIRNKGKFSMVGACEGAIAGLVGITPCAGCVTFWLGALVGFLTGIVCSACKNLNEWIRVDEGMDVFKLHGVGGMVGSFLTGIFADQYISALDGDSLIPGAINGEGVQVGKQLAEICAISAYSFGVTWVILMVMKFIPYLGLRANEEAEMVGLDRSFFVDEQIGDYSMLDGINSSPLMGVSKTPSSEVQQTAAETKRA, encoded by the exons ATGTCTAGT CCCGAATATGATCCCTCCATACCTGATGGCGGAGATACGACCAAGCTCGACGTGAACGCGCCGTTTGTTGGATATGAGTTCCATGCCGTTTACATCGCTGCCTGTACTTTCATCGTCTATCTCATTCTTCCGGGAATCGGTTTTCTTTACAGCGGTTTGACTAGAAGGAAGTCTGCGATGACTTTTTTGTTTCAGGCATTTTTAGTCCTGGCAGT CACCACATTTCAATGGATGTTCTGGGGGTATTCACTCACCTACTCGCGGGATGGCGGCCCCTACATTGGGACGCTGCAGAATTTTGGGCTCATGGATGCCCTGGCGGCCCCATCGCCAGGGTCTGCCGTGCTTCCCGAAGTCCTCTTCTGCTTGTACCAGCTCCTCTTCGGTTCCTGCACG GTCATGATTGTTGTTGGCGGCGCCTTTGAAAGAGGCGGTATCTTGGCGTCACTTGTCTTCGCCTTTGTCTGGGAAACCATTGTGTACTGTCCTCTCGCACGGTGGACTTGGAGTAGCCATGGCTGGCTGTATAATCTTCCCTCCGTCGACTTCGCCGGAGGCGGCCCGGTCCATATTGCCTCAGGCTGCGCTGCATTGGCGTACGCAGTTGTCCTCGGCAAGCGCAAAGGCTACCCAGACGCCAGTATGAAGCGGCCTCACAACACGACTCTGGTCTTCCTGGGTACCGTCTTTATTTGGactggctggcttgggtTTAAT GGCGGTTCGACCCTCAACGCAAGTGTCCGTAGTTACATGGCCGTTATGAACACCAACATCGCAGGCTCCACGGGCGTCCTGGGTTGGGTCCTGGTCGACATGATCCGGAACAAGGGAAAATTCTCTATGGTAGGAGCTTGCGAAGGCGCCATTGCTGGCCTTGTTGGTATCACTCCCTGTGCGGGATGTGTCACTTTCTGGCTGGGCGCCCTAGTTGGTTTCCTTACTGGCATCGTGTGTTCCGCGTGCAAGAACCTCAACGAGTGGATTCGGGTTGATGAAGGGATGGACGTTTTCAAACTCCATGGAGTCGGCGGTATGGTCGGCTCATTCCTGACTGGCATTTTCGCCGATCAGTACATCTCGGCGTTGGATGGCGATTCCCTCATTCCTGGAGCCATCAACGGCGAGGGCGTTCAGGTTGGAAAGCAGCTTGCTGAGATCTGCGCCATCTCCGCTTATTCTTTCGGTGTGACCTGGGTCATACTCATGGTGATGAAGTTCATTCCATACCTGGGGCTGCGGGCcaacgaagaagctgagatGGTCGGACTGGACCGATCCTTCTTCGTGGACGAGCAGATCGGCGACTACTCCATGCTGGATGGGATCAATAGCTCGCCGTTGATGGGGGTGTCGAAAACACCCTCGAGCGAAGTACAGCAGACAGCGGCCGAGACGAAAAGGGCGTAG
- a CDS encoding apyrase (transcript_id=CADANIAT00002522) has translation MGKWHYGIVLDAGSSGTRVHVYRWLDNAVARKESGKHNLKSLPEIKTKSDWVKKIHPGVSTFADRPEEFGPEHLAELLDFARDIVPDDAIKETPIFLLATAGMRLVEDVKQKLLLDHICSYARENYDFALPDCNLHIQVIPGVTEGLYGWVATNYLLGSFDSPSDHDHGKGHHTYGFLDMGGASAQIAFAPNATESEKHANDLTLLRLRNIDGSTQEHRVFVTSWLEFGVREARRRYLDSLQSALSADNVKELPDPCLPAGLRTTLDGRPLEDSETKHYLLGTGKFDECLRGTYPLLDKDAPCEDQPCLLHGVHVPAIDFDVNHFVGISEYWHTTHEVFEMGHTDKAYDFNTYQHRVEEFCSQDWESIEQGIAEHKWGKKLDRELAYEVCFKASWIINVLHDGIGVPRVGLESTSASSVNGTKEVLENGMHKGFLDPFQAVNKIDSTEVSWTLGKMVLYAASQVPVETAESLPVGFGSNVAGVPSDFQYPSAELLPNPETLHGESWQDALLEGNSSRRIPGIILFVLIIILALFLLCGRTRRLKVYHKVNNLFSCGRGPRLIQQRKRKASAPIKPSFFGQRAPSYERILEEGAQDIELGGSESSRSSYDHVSDTDSTAFLPPKRTSSWGQSSPARPHFNHDNSSSATVGLGISAAPGLSSIDRNGLVVRTESRDHLAPIALGPTTNGRRSRAPSPSRSHSHKSPSATPLHD, from the exons ATGGGTAAAT GGCATTACGGTATCGTCCTGGATGCAGGCTCATCT GGGACTCGAGTTCACGTCTATCGGTGGCTGGATAATGCGGTTGCGCGCAAAGAGTCCGGTAAACACAACCTCAAATCGCTTCCAGAAATCAAAACAAAGTCAGACTGGGTGAAGAAGATACATCCCG GAGTTTCTACATTCGCTGATCGGCCGGAGGAATTTGGCCCCGAACACCTGGCCGAGCTCCTCGATTTCGCCCGTGATATTGTGCCTGATGATGCGATTAAAGAGACGCCGATTTTCTTACTCGCCACGGCTGGGATGCGATTGGTGGAAGACGTGAAGCAAAAACTTCTGCTAGATCATATTTGCTCTTACGCTCGTGAAAACTATGACTTCGCGCTGCCCGACTGCAATTTGCATATTCAAGTTATTCCCGGTGTCACCGAAGGGTTGTATGGTTGGGTTGCTACAAATTACCTGCTTGGGAGCTTTGACTCGCCGAGTGACCACGACCATGGAAAAGGCCATCATACGTACGGATTTCTTGACATGGGCGGAGCCTCCGCCCAGATTGCATTTGCTCCTAATGCGACTGAGAGCGAAAAGCATGCGAATGATCTAACCCTGCTCCGGCTGCGCAATATTGACGGATCTACCCAGGAGCACCGAGTGTTTGTAACTTCGTGGTTGGAATTTGGAGTACGCGAAGCACGCCGGCGTTACTTGGATTCATTGCAGAGTGCGCTAAGTGCCGACAATGTCAAAGAACTTCCCGATCCATGCCTCCCAGCCGGTCTTCGAACGACCCTTGATGGGAGACCTCTAGAAGATTCTGAGACGAAGCATTATCTCTTGGGTACTGGAAAGTTTGATGAGTGTTTGCGAGGAACATATCCACTTTTGGACAAGGATGCTCCTTGTGAAGACCAACCTTGTCTACTTCACGGCGTTCACGTTCCAGCAATTGACTTTGACGTCAACCATTTTGTTGGCATCAGTGAGTACTGGCATACTACACATGAGGTTTTCGAAATGGGTCATACGGATAAAGCATACGACTTCAATACATATCAACACCGCGTCGAGGAGTTTTGCTCGCAGGACTGGGAGTCTATCGAGCAAGGTATTGCCGAACACAAGTGGGGAAAGAAGTTGGATCGCGAACTAGCATATGAAGTATGCTTCAAGGCATCGTGGATCATCAACGTTTTGCACGATGGCATCGGGGTTCCCCGTGTTGGCTTGGAATCAACATCAGCGTCTTCTGTCAACGGAACCAAAGAAGTTCTGGAGAATGGGATGCACAAAGGCTTCCTAGATCCTTTCCAAGCGGTTAACAAAATTGATTCTACCGAAGTCAGCTGGACTCTTGGCAAGATGGTTTTGTATGCTGCATCGCAGGTTCCTGTGGAGACAGCAGAATCCCTTCCTGTCGGTTTCGGCAGCAACGTTGCCGGCGTTCCTAGTGATTTCCAATACCCTAGTGCAGAATTGCTGCCTAATCCGGAGACCCTTCATGGCGAGTCATGGCAGGATGCGCTTCTGGAGGGCAACTCATCGCGTAGGATACCAGGAATCATCCTCTTTGTCCTAATTATCATTCTagccttgttcttgctctgtGGTCGGACCCGGCGACTAAAGGTTTACCACAAGGTCAACAACCTGTTCAGTTGCGGACGCGGTCCGCGCTTGATCCAGCAAAGAAAGCGCAAGGCATCCGCCCCCATCAAGCCGTCATTCTTTGGTCAACGGGCGCCGTCTTATGAGCGTATcttggaagaaggagctcaagacaTCGAGCTTGGGGGCTCTGAATCAAGCCGTTCCTCATACGATCACGTTTCAGATACCGACTCTACAGCATTTTTGCCACCGAAACGAACATCTAGCTGGGGACAGAGCAGTCCCGCACGCCCTCACTTCAACCACGATAACTCCTCTTCGGCGACCGTCGGTCTGGGTATCAGTGCCGCACCCGGGCTTTCCTCCATTGACCGTAATGGCCTTGTCGTAAGGACGGAAAGCAGGGACCACCTAGCTCCGATTGCATTAGGCCCGACGACAAACGGGCGCCGGTCCAGGGCACCCAGTCCGTCACGCTCGCATTCTCATAAGTCGCCTAGCGCGACACCATTACATGATTAA